In one Caballeronia sp. M1242 genomic region, the following are encoded:
- a CDS encoding VOC family protein — MTTPIDDARIVSLSAVTLATHDMARAVGFYQALGFRIVHGGANEAFTSFALGDSYLNITSETHGPISWWGRIIFYVSDVDAFYRKVKALGIEPQFAPRDAPWNERYFHLTDPDGHELSFARPL, encoded by the coding sequence ATGACGACACCCATCGACGATGCTCGTATCGTCAGTCTCAGCGCAGTCACGCTCGCGACGCACGACATGGCGCGGGCCGTAGGCTTTTATCAGGCGCTGGGCTTTCGCATCGTGCACGGCGGCGCTAACGAGGCGTTCACATCGTTCGCGCTCGGCGACTCTTACCTCAACATCACGAGCGAAACGCACGGCCCCATCTCGTGGTGGGGCCGCATCATCTTCTATGTATCTGATGTCGATGCGTTCTATCGCAAAGTGAAGGCGCTCGGTATCGAGCCTCAGTTCGCACCACGCGACGCGCCGTGGAACGAGCGCTATTTCCATCTTACCGATCCCGACGGCCACGAACTCAGCTTCGCGCGCCCGCTTTGA
- a CDS encoding J domain-containing protein — translation MATLYETLGVDEHATEDEIKRAYRKAAMRCHPDRNAGQEEEARARFQEVKEAYAILSDPAQREVYDRTFAEEIERWEARMREEEAEREALYAKRVALAMRFASQGHNRDVVFGVLLGHDCDEPTARHIAESVVALHESRQEPATSEAKEEQSAEPTPEKPKADEPNAANPLGAMWYQFFNNLRF, via the coding sequence ATGGCAACGTTATACGAAACGCTAGGCGTCGATGAACACGCCACCGAAGACGAGATCAAGCGTGCCTATCGCAAGGCCGCGATGCGCTGCCACCCGGATCGAAATGCCGGTCAGGAAGAGGAGGCGCGGGCCCGCTTTCAGGAAGTGAAGGAAGCGTACGCGATCCTGTCCGACCCCGCGCAACGCGAGGTGTACGACCGAACCTTCGCCGAAGAAATCGAACGCTGGGAAGCACGCATGCGCGAAGAGGAAGCGGAGCGTGAGGCGCTTTACGCGAAGCGCGTAGCGCTTGCCATGCGCTTTGCATCGCAGGGTCATAACCGCGATGTCGTGTTCGGCGTATTGCTTGGGCACGACTGCGATGAACCCACTGCGCGTCATATTGCGGAAAGCGTCGTCGCGTTGCACGAGTCACGTCAAGAACCCGCGACGAGCGAAGCGAAAGAAGAGCAGTCTGCAGAGCCTACACCCGAGAAACCAAAAGCCGACGAGCCCAACGCAGCCAACCCGCTCGGCGCGATGTGGTATCAGTTCTTCAACAATCTGCGCTTCTAG
- the pqqD gene encoding pyrroloquinoline quinone biosynthesis peptide chaperone PqqD codes for MNPTQRVQEAVEAPDDSLHPKLKRLFRLQWEPAQDAHVLLYPEGMVKLNQSAAQILLRCDGTRDIPALVADLEQAFNASGLGDDVRAFIAGARSRGWLE; via the coding sequence ATGAACCCGACGCAGCGTGTTCAGGAAGCCGTCGAAGCACCGGATGACTCACTGCATCCGAAGCTCAAGCGTCTCTTTCGCCTGCAATGGGAGCCCGCGCAGGATGCGCACGTCCTGCTTTATCCCGAAGGCATGGTGAAACTCAATCAAAGCGCCGCGCAGATTCTTTTGCGCTGTGACGGCACACGCGACATTCCCGCGCTCGTCGCGGATCTGGAACAGGCGTTCAACGCAAGCGGCCTCGGCGACGACGTGCGGGCGTTCATCGCCGGCGCACGTTCGCGCGGCTGGCTGGAGTAA
- the pqqC gene encoding pyrroloquinoline-quinone synthase PqqC encodes MLNPTTGPHFTAVKTAEPAWTREQFEEQLRAKGTAYHIHHPFNVKMNGGGCSPEQIRGWVANRFYYQINIPLKDAAVMSNCPDRETRRRWVLRILDHDGYEDQPGGIEAWARLGDAVGLSRDDLWSLRLVTPGVRFAVDAYVNFARRAPWQESVCSSLTEMFAPQIHKDRLATWPEHYKWIEADGLAYFRSRVSLAQRDVEHGLEVTLAHFTTREQQQRALDILQFKLDILWTMLDSIEKAFPS; translated from the coding sequence ATGCTCAATCCCACGACCGGCCCGCACTTCACCGCAGTGAAGACCGCGGAGCCAGCGTGGACGCGCGAACAGTTCGAGGAACAACTGCGCGCGAAAGGCACGGCGTACCACATCCATCATCCGTTCAATGTGAAGATGAATGGCGGTGGATGTTCGCCAGAGCAGATTCGCGGCTGGGTCGCTAACCGCTTCTACTATCAGATCAACATTCCGCTGAAGGACGCGGCGGTCATGTCCAACTGCCCGGACCGCGAGACGCGCCGCCGTTGGGTACTGCGCATTCTCGATCACGACGGCTATGAAGATCAGCCGGGCGGCATCGAAGCATGGGCGCGACTGGGCGATGCAGTGGGTCTCTCGCGCGACGATCTGTGGTCACTTCGGCTCGTCACGCCCGGCGTGCGCTTTGCCGTCGACGCTTACGTGAACTTCGCGCGGCGCGCGCCGTGGCAGGAATCGGTGTGCTCGTCGTTGACTGAGATGTTCGCGCCGCAGATTCACAAGGATCGCCTGGCGACATGGCCCGAGCATTACAAGTGGATCGAAGCCGATGGTCTCGCTTATTTTCGCTCGCGTGTGTCGCTCGCGCAGCGCGATGTCGAACATGGTCTCGAAGTGACGCTCGCTCACTTCACGACACGCGAGCAACAACAACGCGCGCTCGATATTCTGCAATTCAAGCTGGATATTCTCTGGACCATGCTGGATTCCATCGAAAAGGCCTTTCCGTCATGA
- a CDS encoding beta-propeller fold lactonase family protein, with protein sequence MHVSFNATRLSLSSLLAPALLLCASHAHAAAPLAYVTSESSGVGVIDLDGLSLTKTIDVGKDGPRGLSLNSDGTRLYVANKSTGDLSEIDTASGNVLRRAKIGKNPEFVRVHGGAAYVTYEPGESGAPGKPGEQQKEDDDAQSPPAEIAIVDLKTMKVRRSVKSGHETEGVEFSRDGKLILVTNEGDDTVSVYRAGSGQPVRTVNLPKGSRPRGIKASPDGKAYVVTLENANKFMVLAGNELKPAKTVDTKAGPYGVSFDPSGKRLFVAASRDKTLQVFDASTYAHVSDAPIGQRCWHFSFTPDGSKVLLACGRSNAVYVLDASNYATVKQINDVPLAWGIVTYPPSAGSITGR encoded by the coding sequence ATGCATGTGAGCTTCAACGCGACGCGCCTTTCACTATCGTCGCTGTTAGCGCCTGCGCTGCTGCTTTGCGCAAGTCACGCACACGCGGCAGCGCCGCTGGCCTATGTGACGAGCGAAAGCAGCGGCGTCGGCGTGATCGATCTCGACGGCCTGTCGCTTACGAAGACCATCGACGTGGGCAAGGACGGTCCGCGTGGCCTGAGTCTCAACAGCGACGGCACGCGCCTCTACGTCGCGAACAAGTCGACGGGCGATCTGTCCGAGATCGATACGGCATCCGGCAACGTGCTGCGCCGCGCGAAGATCGGCAAGAATCCGGAGTTCGTGCGCGTGCACGGCGGCGCGGCTTATGTCACGTATGAGCCGGGCGAATCGGGCGCGCCGGGGAAACCCGGAGAGCAGCAGAAAGAAGACGATGACGCTCAATCGCCGCCCGCGGAAATCGCCATTGTCGATCTGAAGACGATGAAGGTCAGGCGTTCGGTCAAGAGCGGCCATGAGACGGAAGGCGTCGAGTTTTCGCGCGACGGCAAGCTTATACTCGTGACGAACGAGGGCGACGATACGGTATCGGTCTATCGCGCCGGCAGCGGCCAGCCCGTGCGCACGGTCAATCTGCCCAAAGGGTCGCGGCCGCGCGGCATCAAGGCATCGCCTGATGGCAAGGCTTATGTCGTTACGCTGGAGAACGCGAACAAGTTCATGGTGCTCGCGGGTAACGAGCTCAAGCCGGCGAAGACCGTCGATACGAAAGCCGGACCTTATGGCGTGTCGTTCGATCCATCGGGCAAGCGTCTTTTCGTAGCCGCATCTCGCGACAAGACGCTGCAAGTCTTTGATGCTTCCACATACGCGCACGTGAGCGACGCGCCGATTGGGCAGCGTTGCTGGCACTTCAGCTTCACGCCGGATGGCTCGAAGGTGCTGCTTGCATGCGGCCGTTCGAACGCGGTGTATGTGCTCGACGCTTCGAACTACGCGACCGTCAAGCAGATAAACGATGTACCGCTTGCATGGGGCATCGTGACGTACCCTCCGAGCGCGGGCTCCATCACCGGACGTTAA
- a CDS encoding DUF3280 domain-containing protein translates to MTSVVRMLALLVLCGLPLSGQAQAQRAQQSIALLDCTLIDDNAAYNDADTNRIQAERLAMVSNALREQLREKTPLHVTDNAQASDLIAALQRAQDVSACNGCELRVARELGVSRVGVCWVQKISNLILNINLRVEDVDSGATLFQRSVDMRGNTDQSWQRGAKALVDLLTTEASVMR, encoded by the coding sequence ATGACATCCGTCGTCCGTATGCTGGCGTTACTCGTTCTATGTGGTCTGCCATTGAGTGGACAGGCGCAAGCTCAGCGAGCCCAACAATCCATCGCGCTGCTGGATTGCACATTGATCGACGACAACGCCGCCTATAACGATGCGGACACCAATCGCATACAGGCCGAGCGCCTCGCGATGGTCAGCAACGCACTGCGCGAACAACTGAGAGAGAAGACGCCCTTACATGTGACGGACAATGCACAGGCGAGCGATCTCATTGCAGCGCTTCAACGCGCGCAGGACGTGAGCGCCTGCAATGGCTGCGAGCTTCGCGTCGCGCGCGAACTGGGTGTATCGCGCGTCGGCGTGTGTTGGGTGCAGAAGATCAGCAACCTCATCCTCAATATCAATCTGCGCGTGGAGGACGTCGATAGCGGCGCGACGCTCTTCCAGCGTTCGGTCGATATGCGCGGCAACACGGACCAGTCGTGGCAGCGCGGCGCAAAGGCGCTCGTCGATCTGCTGACGACCGAAGCCTCCGTCATGCGTTAG
- a CDS encoding cytochrome b, with protein sequence MTAARIPAAAHGKAVAANDRFARPLVALHWIIAAAIIAMLCIGFYMVGLPRGLPFKSALINFHKSLGMTVFLLVLIRILVRLAYGRPPLPPMGAWQRAAASTTQGLLYVGMIAMPLTGYLGSSFNKYGTRFWGVPLPQWGWDDKGMRELFFGIHVYLAWIMAVLIALHFLGAMKHQLIDKDGLLRRMWP encoded by the coding sequence ATGACCGCTGCACGAATTCCCGCTGCGGCGCACGGCAAGGCGGTCGCGGCGAACGATCGCTTCGCGCGTCCTCTCGTCGCGCTGCACTGGATCATCGCAGCCGCCATTATCGCGATGTTGTGCATCGGCTTCTACATGGTCGGCCTGCCGCGCGGGCTGCCGTTCAAGTCGGCGCTCATCAACTTCCACAAGTCGCTCGGCATGACGGTTTTCCTGCTGGTGCTGATCCGCATCCTGGTACGCCTGGCCTATGGCCGCCCGCCTCTGCCGCCGATGGGAGCGTGGCAACGCGCCGCCGCGAGCACCACGCAGGGTCTTTTATACGTTGGCATGATCGCGATGCCGCTGACCGGTTACCTCGGCTCGTCGTTCAACAAGTACGGCACGCGCTTTTGGGGCGTGCCGTTGCCGCAATGGGGATGGGACGACAAGGGCATGCGGGAACTGTTCTTCGGCATCCACGTTTATCTGGCGTGGATCATGGCCGTGCTGATCGCGCTGCATTTTCTGGGCGCGATGAAACATCAACTGATCGACAAGGACGGACTGTTAAGGAGAATGTGGCCATGA
- a CDS encoding DHA2 family efflux MFS transporter permease subunit, with product MKGGNFRITAAVVASALFMQNMDGTIVATAIPTMARDLHVDAVHLSSAITAYLVALTVFIPASGWVADRFGARRVFMWAIATFTLASIACAAAMNLPQLLAARVVQGLGGAMMVPVGRLILFRGVKREELLQATTWLTMPALVGPLLGPPLGGFLTDALSWRSIFWVNVPVGVAGLLLTWQLLPPSPPEARTPPDLRGMVLSGASLSLFMVGIESAGRHVLPDGVPWVCVVIGVLLFRATVVHCRKTPNPAIDFSLLSIPTFHAATVAGSLFRAGAGALPFLVPLTLQTGFGYSASASGLVTFASALGSFCMRPMTALALRHFSVRTVLCAGSVSFAAVLAVCSTMSQAWPASAIFALLLVGGLGRSLSFATMGALAFADVPKPRLSAATSFQGTAQQLMKALGVTVAAGTIQATMLVSGGAQTERWQLACGFAATALLVLASWPMFARLSADAGEGISASSAK from the coding sequence ATGAAAGGCGGCAACTTCCGCATCACCGCCGCCGTCGTCGCTAGCGCCCTCTTCATGCAGAACATGGACGGCACGATCGTCGCGACCGCCATCCCGACGATGGCCCGCGATCTGCACGTCGATGCCGTCCACCTGAGCAGCGCCATTACCGCGTATCTGGTCGCGCTGACGGTCTTCATTCCCGCAAGCGGCTGGGTGGCCGACCGTTTCGGCGCGCGACGCGTCTTCATGTGGGCCATCGCCACGTTCACGCTCGCTTCCATCGCCTGCGCCGCCGCGATGAACCTGCCGCAGCTCCTCGCAGCGCGCGTCGTTCAGGGACTCGGCGGCGCCATGATGGTCCCCGTCGGCCGGCTCATTCTGTTTCGCGGCGTCAAGCGCGAGGAATTGCTTCAGGCGACGACGTGGCTGACGATGCCCGCGCTCGTCGGTCCGCTTCTCGGTCCGCCGCTCGGCGGCTTTCTCACCGACGCGCTCTCATGGCGCAGCATCTTCTGGGTCAACGTGCCCGTGGGAGTGGCCGGCCTGCTCCTGACGTGGCAGCTCTTGCCGCCTTCGCCGCCCGAAGCGCGCACGCCGCCGGACCTGCGCGGCATGGTGCTCTCGGGCGCGTCGCTCAGTCTCTTCATGGTCGGGATCGAAAGCGCGGGCCGCCACGTGTTGCCGGACGGCGTGCCGTGGGTATGCGTCGTCATCGGCGTGCTGCTTTTCAGGGCCACAGTCGTGCATTGCCGCAAGACGCCGAATCCGGCCATCGACTTCTCGCTGCTTTCCATTCCGACGTTCCACGCCGCGACCGTCGCGGGCAGTCTCTTTCGCGCGGGTGCCGGCGCGTTGCCGTTTCTCGTGCCGCTGACGTTGCAGACAGGCTTCGGCTATAGCGCGTCGGCGAGCGGGCTCGTGACCTTTGCGAGCGCGCTCGGCTCGTTTTGCATGCGGCCGATGACGGCGCTCGCGCTGCGGCACTTTTCCGTGCGCACGGTGCTGTGCGCGGGCAGCGTCTCGTTCGCCGCCGTGCTCGCCGTCTGTTCGACGATGTCGCAAGCGTGGCCCGCCAGCGCCATCTTCGCGCTGCTGCTCGTCGGCGGCCTCGGCCGTTCGCTCAGTTTCGCGACGATGGGCGCGCTCGCCTTCGCCGACGTTCCGAAGCCGCGCCTATCGGCGGCGACTTCGTTCCAGGGCACCGCGCAGCAATTGATGAAGGCGCTCGGCGTGACCGTCGCGGCGGGAACCATTCAGGCCACGATGCTCGTCTCCGGCGGCGCGCAGACCGAACGGTGGCAACTCGCTTGCGGATTCGCAGCAACCGCGTTGCTCGTCCTCGCCTCGTGGCCGATGTTCGCGCGCCTATCCGCCGACGCTGGCGAGGGCATCTCGGCTTCTTCCGCGAAGTAA
- the pqqE gene encoding pyrroloquinoline quinone biosynthesis protein PqqE, producing the protein MTDLSEPIAKPEHEGAVIPPPLWLLAELTYRCPLHCVFCYNPVNYAEHTQELNTEQWLDTLRQARALGAAQLGFSGGEPLLRDDLETLVAEARKLGFYTNLITSGIGLTDKRLTALKDAGLDHIQLSFQDSTQELNDFLSSTKTFDLKKRVANLIKAHGFPMVLNCVLHRYNLPHIGRIIDMALAMDAEYLELANTQYYGWAHANRAQLMPTAEQLQEAEAVVERYRREIGDKCKIFFVVPDYYERRPKRCMNGWGSVFLGIAPDGAALPCHTARSLPGLTFPNVTQTPLKDIWYESDAFNRFRGFGWMKEPCRSCDEKAIDLGGCRCQAYLLTQDPANADPVCDKSPHHERVIEVVRAASVRQEPAEQPIVFRNDANSRRMAAAHRALDSDNEG; encoded by the coding sequence ATGACCGATCTTTCCGAACCCATTGCGAAGCCCGAGCACGAAGGCGCGGTCATACCGCCGCCGCTCTGGCTGCTCGCCGAACTGACGTACCGCTGTCCGCTGCATTGCGTTTTCTGCTACAACCCTGTGAACTACGCGGAACACACGCAAGAGTTGAACACCGAGCAATGGCTCGACACATTGCGGCAGGCGCGCGCGCTCGGCGCGGCGCAACTCGGCTTTTCGGGCGGCGAGCCGTTGCTTCGCGACGATCTGGAAACGCTCGTCGCAGAAGCACGCAAACTCGGCTTCTATACGAATCTCATCACGTCGGGCATCGGGCTCACGGACAAGCGTCTGACTGCGCTGAAGGACGCGGGACTCGATCATATTCAACTCTCGTTTCAGGACTCGACGCAGGAGCTGAACGACTTTCTCTCCAGCACGAAGACCTTCGACCTGAAGAAACGCGTCGCCAATCTCATCAAGGCCCACGGCTTCCCGATGGTGCTCAATTGCGTCTTGCACCGCTATAACCTGCCGCATATCGGCCGCATCATCGACATGGCCCTCGCGATGGACGCCGAGTATCTCGAACTCGCGAACACGCAGTACTACGGCTGGGCGCACGCGAACCGCGCGCAACTCATGCCGACCGCGGAGCAGTTGCAGGAAGCCGAAGCGGTGGTCGAGCGTTACCGGCGCGAGATAGGCGACAAGTGCAAGATTTTCTTCGTCGTGCCGGATTACTACGAGCGTCGGCCGAAGCGTTGCATGAACGGATGGGGCTCCGTGTTTCTCGGCATCGCGCCGGATGGCGCCGCGTTGCCGTGTCATACGGCGCGCTCTTTGCCAGGCCTCACCTTCCCCAACGTGACGCAGACGCCGCTCAAAGACATCTGGTATGAGAGCGATGCGTTCAACCGCTTCCGCGGCTTCGGCTGGATGAAGGAGCCGTGCCGCAGCTGCGACGAGAAAGCCATCGACCTCGGCGGCTGCCGCTGTCAGGCGTACCTGCTCACGCAAGATCCGGCGAACGCGGACCCGGTATGCGACAAGTCCCCGCATCATGAACGCGTCATCGAAGTGGTGCGCGCGGCATCGGTCAGGCAAGAGCCAGCGGAACAGCCCATCGTCTTTCGCAACGATGCGAACTCGCGGCGCATGGCGGCGGCACATCGCGCACTTGATTCGGACAACGAAGGATAG
- a CDS encoding sensor histidine kinase, protein MPSESFSSPAKASSTRTPRSTVVRDLACVLAVTFAAGTLFATFDFSEFTYRWTRSAERFQLDEMPATLVVLALGLAWFAWRRYREAQREARRRRTLEEEAEQLLAQNRRLANQAMSAQENERRHLARELHDELGQYLNAMSLDAARIRDLSAGREEEIHRLSLALMQSATHVYREIGGMIRKLRPIGLDEFGLPTALEHCIEGWRERLPQAVFSLTVEGDFDHLSDALNITLYRLVQEGLTNISKFARDSRVEIYLVRTPQDANSAADEIVVTMADDGPGIDLTIPRKGLGLVGMRERVEALGGEFHLASSPGEGLLFCARVPAQAGLPLPSEPNGASAAPVKSEK, encoded by the coding sequence ATGCCATCCGAGTCCTTCTCCTCGCCTGCGAAAGCGTCTTCCACTCGCACGCCGCGCTCGACGGTCGTGCGCGATCTCGCCTGCGTGCTCGCCGTCACGTTCGCCGCGGGCACCCTGTTCGCGACGTTCGACTTCAGCGAGTTCACGTATCGCTGGACGCGCAGCGCGGAGCGCTTCCAGCTCGACGAAATGCCCGCGACGCTTGTCGTGCTGGCGCTCGGCCTTGCGTGGTTCGCGTGGCGCCGCTATCGGGAAGCACAACGCGAAGCGCGGCGGCGTCGGACGTTGGAAGAGGAAGCCGAGCAACTGCTTGCGCAGAATCGCCGCCTCGCCAATCAGGCCATGTCCGCGCAGGAGAACGAGCGTCGTCATCTTGCACGCGAATTGCACGATGAACTCGGTCAATACCTGAACGCCATGTCGCTCGATGCAGCGCGCATTCGCGACCTTTCTGCGGGCCGCGAAGAGGAGATTCATCGGCTCTCTCTCGCGTTGATGCAAAGCGCGACGCATGTGTATCGCGAGATCGGCGGAATGATACGCAAGCTACGACCCATCGGGCTCGACGAATTCGGCTTGCCGACCGCGCTCGAACATTGCATCGAAGGCTGGCGCGAACGCTTGCCGCAGGCGGTGTTTTCGCTGACGGTGGAAGGCGACTTCGATCATCTGAGCGATGCGCTCAATATCACTTTGTATCGGCTGGTGCAGGAAGGGCTCACGAATATCTCGAAGTTCGCCCGCGATTCGCGTGTCGAGATCTATCTCGTGCGCACGCCGCAAGATGCGAACTCAGCCGCGGATGAAATCGTCGTCACGATGGCCGATGACGGTCCCGGCATCGACCTCACGATTCCCCGCAAGGGCCTGGGACTGGTCGGCATGCGCGAGCGTGTCGAGGCGCTCGGCGGCGAGTTCCATCTTGCAAGCAGCCCCGGCGAAGGCTTGCTCTTTTGCGCCCGCGTGCCCGCTCAAGCGGGACTGCCGTTGCCGAGCGAGCCGAACGGCGCATCGGCTGCGCCGGTGAAATCGGAGAAATGA
- a CDS encoding response regulator transcription factor — MTADISVLLVDDHAVVREGYKRLLELSPHVSVAGEAADAAQAYQKFCALQPDVVVMDLALPGASGIEAMRRMLAREPQARVLIFSVHEEAIFVRRALDAGARGYVTKASAPDVLVEAVRSVARRIGYLSPDISQALALRETIREGPPGRQLSAREFEVLRLLVQGYTLPSIAEKLGLSQKTVANHQSVIRQKFGADNGVQLAQIASRLGLHFSDFTGAADAPFGSLGNGSPA, encoded by the coding sequence ATGACCGCCGACATCTCCGTGCTGCTGGTGGACGATCACGCAGTCGTGCGTGAGGGCTACAAGCGTCTGCTTGAACTGAGCCCCCACGTGAGCGTCGCGGGCGAAGCAGCGGACGCGGCGCAGGCTTACCAAAAGTTCTGCGCGTTGCAGCCGGACGTCGTCGTGATGGACCTTGCATTGCCGGGTGCAAGCGGCATAGAGGCGATGCGGCGCATGCTCGCACGCGAGCCGCAGGCGCGCGTGCTCATATTCAGCGTGCATGAAGAAGCGATCTTCGTACGCCGCGCACTCGATGCCGGCGCGCGCGGCTATGTGACGAAAGCCAGCGCGCCGGACGTGCTCGTTGAAGCCGTGCGCTCCGTCGCGCGCCGCATCGGCTATCTGAGTCCCGACATATCGCAGGCGCTGGCATTGCGCGAAACGATTCGTGAAGGCCCGCCGGGACGGCAGTTATCGGCCCGTGAGTTCGAAGTCTTGCGTCTGCTGGTGCAGGGTTATACGTTGCCGAGCATCGCGGAGAAACTCGGTTTGAGCCAGAAGACCGTGGCGAATCATCAGTCGGTCATACGCCAGAAGTTCGGCGCGGACAATGGCGTGCAGCTTGCGCAAATCGCGAGCCGCCTCGGTCTTCATTTCTCCGATTTCACCGGCGCAGCCGATGCGCCGTTCGGCTCGCTCGGCAACGGCAGTCCCGCTTGA
- a CDS encoding phosphonate degradation HD-domain oxygenase, which yields MALSLDDIRHLFDAHGSMAYSGEPVTQLQHALQTAWLAEEAGASRELIVAALLHDLGHLLNVRGETPTERGIDDLHQYYALPFLRPVFADAVLEPIRLHVDAKRCLCAMDPAYHARLSADSVRSLQLQGGVFDADEARAFLAKRYAQDAMTLRRWDDAAKDASRVTPPLSHYLGIAASVT from the coding sequence ATGGCGCTTTCTCTCGACGATATCCGGCATCTCTTCGATGCGCACGGTTCGATGGCCTACAGCGGCGAACCTGTCACCCAGTTGCAGCACGCGCTGCAGACGGCCTGGCTCGCGGAAGAAGCAGGCGCGAGTCGCGAGTTGATCGTCGCAGCGCTACTGCACGACCTCGGGCATTTACTGAACGTGCGAGGCGAGACGCCGACCGAGCGCGGCATCGACGATCTGCACCAGTACTACGCGCTGCCGTTCTTGCGGCCCGTGTTTGCCGATGCAGTGCTCGAACCGATTCGCCTTCATGTGGATGCGAAACGCTGCCTGTGCGCGATGGATCCTGCGTATCACGCGCGGCTGTCGGCGGATTCCGTGCGCAGCCTGCAATTGCAAGGCGGCGTGTTCGATGCGGACGAAGCGCGCGCTTTCCTAGCGAAGCGTTACGCGCAAGACGCGATGACCCTGCGACGCTGGGACGACGCCGCGAAGGACGCAAGCCGCGTCACGCCGCCTCTTTCGCACTATTTGGGGATCGCGGCGAGCGTTACGTAG
- the pqqB gene encoding pyrroloquinoline quinone biosynthesis protein PqqB: MKIRVLGSSAGGGFPQWNCNCRNCDGVRRGTIAARARTQSSIAISDNGEDWLLVNASPDILAQIAANPELQPARRVRDTGIAAVIVMDAQIDHVTGLLMLRERGTPLPLYATDAVWQDLSTGFPVTSILSHYCGVEHRRIALDGAALSVPELPRVQIKALPLSSKAPPYSPHREAPEVGDNIGLVFTNSATGKRAFYAPGLGAIEPQVLEAMRGADLLLIDGTVWTDDEMIRLGLTKKTGADMGHLAQSGAGGMIEVLDSIARAGMRKVLIHINNTNPILIEDGPERRMLSEHGIEVAHDGMSFEL; the protein is encoded by the coding sequence ATGAAGATTCGTGTGCTGGGCTCGTCGGCAGGCGGCGGATTCCCGCAATGGAACTGCAACTGCCGCAATTGCGACGGCGTGCGTCGCGGCACGATAGCGGCGCGGGCGCGCACGCAGTCCTCCATTGCCATCAGCGATAACGGCGAGGACTGGCTGCTCGTCAATGCTTCCCCCGACATACTCGCGCAAATCGCGGCGAATCCGGAGTTGCAGCCCGCGCGTCGCGTGCGCGATACGGGCATCGCAGCGGTCATCGTGATGGACGCGCAGATCGATCATGTCACCGGTCTTCTGATGCTGCGCGAACGCGGCACGCCCTTGCCGCTCTATGCGACCGACGCCGTGTGGCAAGACCTCTCGACGGGTTTTCCGGTCACGTCGATTCTCTCGCATTACTGCGGCGTCGAACATCGGCGCATCGCGCTGGACGGGGCCGCGTTGAGCGTGCCGGAACTGCCGCGCGTGCAGATAAAAGCGCTACCGCTTTCGAGCAAGGCGCCGCCTTACTCGCCGCATCGGGAAGCGCCCGAAGTGGGCGACAACATTGGCCTCGTGTTCACGAACAGCGCAACGGGCAAGCGGGCGTTCTATGCGCCGGGGCTAGGCGCGATCGAACCGCAGGTGCTCGAGGCGATGCGCGGGGCCGACCTCTTGCTGATCGACGGCACGGTCTGGACCGACGACGAAATGATTCGTCTGGGCCTGACGAAGAAGACCGGCGCCGACATGGGTCATCTCGCTCAGAGCGGCGCAGGCGGCATGATCGAGGTGCTCGATTCGATCGCGCGCGCGGGAATGCGCAAAGTGCTAATCCATATCAACAACACGAACCCGATTCTCATCGAAGATGGTCCCGAACGCCGCATGCTGTCGGAGCATGGCATCGAAGTGGCGCACGACGGCATGAGCTTCGAGCTATGA